A part of Streptomyces sp. NBC_01210 genomic DNA contains:
- a CDS encoding cytochrome P450 codes for MTEPLVSAPVDSEPVAFPQDRSCPYHPPTPYQPLREARPLSRVSLFDGRTVWVVTGHATARELLADQRLSTNRENRAFPMPTERFARLRNRRTALLGVDDPEHNTQRRMLIPSFTLKRITALRPQIQQTVDRLLDAMTDQGPPAELVSAFALPVPSMVICALLGVPYADHDFFEAQSRRLLRGPAPADTEDARDQLNDYIGALIDRKRKDPGEALLDDLIQQQLHEGTVNRHELVSLATILLVAGHETTANMISLGTFTLLQHPEQLAELRTEESLMPTAVEELLRFLSIADGMLRVATEDIEVAGTTIRADEGVVFSTSLINRDTAAYQAPDTLDWHRSARHHVAFGFGIHQCLGQNLARAEMEIALRTLFDRLPGLRLAAPAETIPFKPGDTLQGMIELPVTW; via the coding sequence ATGACAGAACCACTCGTATCGGCACCCGTCGACTCAGAACCCGTAGCGTTTCCTCAGGACCGCAGCTGCCCCTACCACCCGCCCACTCCCTACCAGCCACTCCGCGAGGCCCGGCCGCTCTCCCGGGTCTCCCTCTTCGACGGGCGCACCGTCTGGGTGGTCACCGGGCACGCGACGGCGCGCGAGCTGCTGGCCGACCAACGGCTCTCCACCAACCGCGAGAACCGCGCGTTCCCCATGCCCACGGAGCGCTTCGCGCGGCTGCGCAACCGCCGCACAGCGCTGCTCGGCGTCGACGACCCCGAGCACAACACCCAGCGCCGGATGCTCATCCCCAGTTTCACCCTCAAACGCATCACCGCCCTGCGCCCGCAGATCCAGCAGACCGTGGACCGGCTGCTCGACGCCATGACCGATCAGGGACCGCCCGCCGAGCTGGTGAGCGCCTTCGCCCTGCCGGTGCCGTCGATGGTGATCTGCGCCCTGCTCGGCGTCCCGTACGCCGACCACGACTTCTTCGAGGCGCAGTCGCGGCGGCTGCTGCGCGGACCGGCCCCCGCCGACACGGAGGACGCGCGCGACCAGCTGAACGACTACATCGGCGCGCTGATCGACCGGAAGCGGAAGGACCCGGGCGAGGCGCTGCTCGACGACCTCATCCAGCAGCAGCTGCACGAAGGCACGGTGAACCGGCACGAGTTGGTCAGCCTCGCCACGATCCTGCTCGTCGCGGGCCACGAAACCACGGCGAACATGATCTCGCTGGGCACCTTCACCCTGCTCCAGCACCCGGAACAGCTGGCCGAGCTGCGGACGGAGGAGTCGCTGATGCCCACCGCAGTCGAGGAGCTGCTGCGGTTCCTGTCGATCGCCGACGGGATGCTGCGGGTGGCCACAGAGGACATCGAGGTGGCCGGGACGACCATCCGGGCCGACGAGGGCGTCGTCTTCTCGACGTCCCTCATCAACCGCGACACCGCCGCCTACCAGGCGCCGGACACACTCGACTGGCACCGTTCGGCCCGCCACCATGTCGCCTTCGGCTTCGGCATCCACCAGTGCCTGGGACAGAATCTGGCCCGCGCGGAGATGGAGATCGCGCTGCGGACGCTCTTCGACCGGCTGCCAGGACTGCGGCTTGCGGCGCCCGCCGAGACGATCCCCTTCAAACCCGGCGACACGCTCCAGGGGATGATCGAACTCCCCGTGACCTGGTAG
- a CDS encoding ferredoxin has protein sequence MGIAIDKDRCIGAGQCALTAPEVFTQDDDGFSELLPGHEAGAGSPLVREAARACPVGAIRLSHG, from the coding sequence ATCGGCATCGCCATCGACAAGGACAGGTGCATCGGGGCGGGGCAGTGCGCGCTGACCGCGCCGGAGGTGTTCACCCAGGACGACGACGGATTCAGCGAGCTGCTGCCTGGCCACGAGGCCGGCGCGGGCAGTCCGCTCGTACGGGAGGCGGCCCGGGCGTGCCCGGTGGGGGCGATCCGGCTCTCGCACGGCTGA
- a CDS encoding alkaline phosphatase PhoX gives MERRNFLRGAVIGTSAAAFGGTLMRGAAYAAPAQPGPGPYGALGAADANGIQLPSGFSSRVIARSGQNVGSTSYKWHNAPDGGACFADGSGWIYVSNSEINPSGGASAVKLSSAGAITGAYRILSNTRQNCAGGKTPWNTWLSCEEVSLGYVYETDPYGVNAAVRRDAMGKFKHEAAAADPVRHVIYLTEDETNGCLYRFIPTTWGNLASGTLQVLVAGSGTSGSFTWQNVPDPDGSPTATRSQVSGAKHFNGGEGCHYANDTVWFTTKGDNRVWQLNLANSTYELAYDDSLVVGGGAPLTGVDNVTGSSSGDLFVAEDGGNMEICIITPDDVVAVFLRITGQSSSEITGPAFSPDGTRLYFSSQRGTSGSSSGGITYEVAGPFRA, from the coding sequence GTGGAACGTCGCAACTTCCTGCGCGGAGCAGTCATCGGCACGTCCGCCGCCGCCTTCGGCGGCACCCTGATGCGCGGTGCCGCCTACGCCGCCCCGGCCCAGCCCGGCCCGGGGCCCTACGGGGCCCTCGGCGCGGCGGACGCCAACGGCATTCAGCTGCCCAGCGGGTTCAGCAGCCGGGTGATCGCCCGGTCCGGTCAGAACGTCGGCTCGACCTCGTACAAGTGGCACAACGCCCCCGACGGCGGTGCCTGCTTCGCGGACGGCTCGGGCTGGATCTATGTCTCCAACTCGGAGATCAACCCGTCCGGCGGCGCGAGCGCGGTGAAGCTCTCCTCGGCCGGCGCGATCACCGGCGCGTACAGGATCCTCTCCAACACCCGCCAGAACTGCGCGGGCGGCAAGACGCCGTGGAACACCTGGCTGTCGTGCGAGGAGGTCAGCCTCGGGTACGTCTACGAGACCGACCCGTACGGCGTGAACGCCGCCGTACGCCGGGACGCCATGGGCAAGTTCAAGCACGAGGCCGCGGCCGCCGACCCGGTGCGCCATGTCATCTACCTGACCGAGGACGAGACCAACGGCTGCCTCTACCGGTTCATCCCCACCACCTGGGGCAACCTCGCCTCCGGCACGCTCCAGGTGCTCGTCGCGGGCTCCGGCACCTCCGGCTCCTTCACCTGGCAGAACGTGCCCGACCCGGACGGTTCGCCGACCGCGACCCGCAGCCAGGTCTCCGGCGCCAAGCACTTCAACGGCGGCGAGGGCTGTCACTACGCCAATGACACCGTCTGGTTCACGACCAAGGGCGACAACCGGGTCTGGCAGCTCAATCTCGCCAACAGCACCTACGAACTGGCCTACGACGACTCGCTGGTGGTCGGCGGCGGCGCCCCGCTGACGGGTGTGGACAACGTCACCGGCTCGTCCTCCGGCGATCTGTTCGTCGCCGAGGACGGCGGCAACATGGAGATCTGCATCATCACTCCGGACGACGTCGTCGCGGTGTTCCTGCGGATCACCGGCCAGTCCTCGTCCGAGATCACCGGACCGGCGTTCTCACCCGACGGTACCCGGCTGTACTTCTCCAGCCAGCGCGGTACGAGCGGCTCCTCGTCGGGCGGCATCACCTACGAGGTGGCGGGACCGTTCCGGGCATAG
- a CDS encoding ArsR/SmtB family transcription factor, with amino-acid sequence MLRIHFTGDDLARVRMGARPDALWETILSFHRLRDRRGALVFGEWRSETRARLNGETRLLAALVPPRGYFPDFLTPPEGQGGLDAGLEALRATPAVRLHTELALAAADRATVPVLPGRLVALAEGRPEPLARLVGALRGYHRAAVEPYWPHIQARVEADRAVRGRALLDGGADELLTSLPPVLRWRPPVLEADYPVTRELHLDGRGLLLQPSFFCRGTPVVYRDAALPPVLVYPAAHSSGPAFSEAGGPSLGKLVGHTRSAVLQAIRFGCTTSELARRAGVSLASASQHAAVLREAGLVVTLRHGNAVLHTVTPLGAALLRGGATAEAAGYARNGPATS; translated from the coding sequence GTGCTTCGTATCCATTTCACTGGGGACGACCTAGCCAGAGTGCGGATGGGGGCCAGACCGGATGCTTTGTGGGAAACGATTCTCAGCTTTCACCGATTGCGGGATCGGCGCGGCGCGCTCGTCTTCGGAGAATGGCGCTCGGAGACTCGCGCCCGGTTGAATGGTGAAACACGCCTGCTTGCCGCGCTGGTTCCGCCGCGGGGTTATTTCCCGGACTTCCTGACGCCTCCCGAAGGGCAGGGCGGGCTGGACGCGGGCCTGGAGGCGCTGCGTGCCACCCCGGCCGTGCGCCTGCACACCGAACTCGCCCTGGCCGCCGCGGACCGCGCCACCGTGCCCGTACTGCCCGGCCGGCTCGTCGCCCTCGCCGAGGGCAGGCCCGAGCCGCTGGCACGGCTCGTGGGGGCGCTGCGGGGCTATCACCGGGCCGCTGTGGAGCCGTACTGGCCGCATATCCAGGCCAGGGTGGAGGCGGACCGTGCCGTGCGCGGCCGCGCGCTGCTCGACGGCGGCGCGGACGAACTGCTCACGTCACTGCCGCCGGTGCTGCGCTGGCGGCCGCCGGTCCTGGAGGCCGACTATCCCGTCACCCGCGAACTGCACCTGGACGGGCGGGGGTTGCTGCTCCAGCCGTCGTTCTTCTGCCGCGGCACACCGGTGGTCTACCGCGACGCCGCGCTCCCGCCCGTCCTCGTCTATCCGGCCGCCCACAGCAGCGGGCCGGCCTTCAGTGAGGCCGGCGGCCCCTCGCTGGGCAAGCTTGTCGGCCACACTCGTTCCGCCGTCCTGCAGGCCATCCGCTTCGGCTGTACGACCAGCGAACTGGCCCGCCGGGCAGGGGTGTCCCTCGCCTCCGCGAGCCAGCACGCGGCCGTCCTGCGGGAGGCGGGCCTGGTGGTGACGCTGCGCCACGGCAACGCCGTCCTGCACACCGTCACTCCGCTGGGCGCCGCCCTGCTGCGGGGCGGCGCCACTGCGGAGGCCGCGGGCTATGCCCGGAACGGTCCCGCCACCTCGTAG
- the ppdK gene encoding pyruvate, phosphate dikinase: MSENKDQKFVYDFTEGNRDLKDLLGGKGANLAEMTNLGLPVPPGFTITTEACKVYLDSGTEPAALRDEVSAHLDALEQSMGKKLGQADNPLLVSVRSGAKFSMPGMMDTVLNIGLSDVSVAGLAQQSGDERFAWDSYRRLIQMFGKTVLGVDGELFEEALEEAKHAKKVTVDTDLDAGDLKKLVKQFKKIVSRDAGRDFPQDPREQMDLAIRSVFESWNTDRAKLYRRQERIPGDLGTAVNICSMVFGNLGPDSGTGVAFTRDPASGHQGVYGDYLQNAQGEDVVAGIRNTVPLADLENIDKKSYDQLMQIMETLETHYKDLCDIEFTIERGQLWMLQTRVGKRTAGAAFRIATQLVDQGLIDEAEALQRVNGAQLAQLMFPRFDDQAKTELLGRGIAASPGAAVGKAVFDSYTAVKWSRSGEKVILIRRETNPDDLDGMIAAEGILTSRGGKTSHAAVVARGMGKTCVCGAEDLEVDTKRRRLTVGETVIEEGDVVSIDGSTGKVYLGEVPVVPSPVVEYFEGRMHAGADDADELVAAVHRIMAYADRVRRLRVRANADNAEDALRARRFGAQGIGLCRTEHMFLGERREMVEKLILADTDDEREQALGALLPLQKKDFIELFEAMDGLPVTIRLLDPPLHEFLPDITELSVRVALAEARKDANENDLRLLQAVHKLHEQNPMLGLRGVRLGLVIPGLFAMQVRAIAEAAAERKNAKGDPRPEIMIPLVGTVQELEIVREEADRVIAEVQAATGTDLKLTIGTMIELPRAALTAGQIAEAAQFFSFGTNDLTQTVWGFSRDDVEASFFTAYLEKGIFGVSPFETIDKDGVGSLVRSAVEAGRATRPDLKLGVCGEHGGDPESVHFFHEVGLDYVSCSPFRIPVARLEAGRAAAESKGSDSR, encoded by the coding sequence GTGTCGGAAAACAAAGATCAGAAGTTCGTCTACGACTTCACCGAGGGCAACAGGGACCTCAAGGACCTGCTCGGCGGCAAAGGTGCGAACCTCGCCGAGATGACCAACCTCGGTCTGCCCGTCCCTCCGGGCTTCACGATCACCACCGAGGCGTGCAAGGTCTACCTCGACAGCGGCACCGAGCCCGCCGCGCTGCGCGACGAGGTGAGTGCGCACCTCGACGCCCTCGAGCAGTCGATGGGCAAGAAGCTCGGCCAGGCCGACAACCCCCTTCTGGTATCCGTACGTTCCGGCGCGAAGTTCTCGATGCCCGGCATGATGGACACCGTCCTCAACATCGGCCTCTCCGACGTGTCGGTGGCCGGGCTCGCGCAGCAGTCGGGCGACGAGCGTTTCGCCTGGGACTCGTACCGCCGCCTGATCCAGATGTTCGGCAAGACGGTGCTGGGCGTCGACGGCGAACTCTTCGAGGAGGCGCTCGAGGAGGCCAAGCACGCCAAGAAGGTCACCGTCGACACCGACCTCGACGCCGGCGATCTGAAGAAGCTGGTCAAGCAGTTCAAGAAGATCGTCTCCCGCGACGCGGGCCGCGACTTCCCGCAGGACCCGCGCGAGCAGATGGATCTCGCGATCCGCTCCGTCTTCGAGTCCTGGAACACCGACCGTGCCAAGCTCTACCGCCGCCAGGAGCGCATCCCCGGCGACCTCGGCACGGCCGTCAACATCTGCTCCATGGTCTTCGGCAACCTCGGCCCCGACTCCGGCACCGGCGTCGCCTTCACCCGCGACCCCGCCAGCGGCCACCAGGGCGTCTACGGCGACTACCTCCAGAACGCGCAGGGCGAGGACGTCGTCGCCGGCATCCGCAACACGGTGCCGCTCGCCGATCTGGAGAACATCGACAAGAAGTCGTACGACCAGTTGATGCAGATCATGGAGACCCTCGAGACGCACTACAAGGACCTGTGCGACATCGAGTTCACCATTGAGCGCGGCCAGCTGTGGATGCTCCAGACCCGCGTCGGCAAGCGGACCGCGGGCGCGGCCTTCCGTATCGCCACCCAGCTCGTCGACCAGGGCCTCATCGACGAGGCCGAGGCGCTCCAGCGCGTCAACGGCGCGCAGCTCGCGCAGCTGATGTTCCCGCGCTTCGACGATCAGGCGAAGACCGAGCTGCTCGGCCGCGGTATCGCCGCATCCCCGGGCGCGGCCGTCGGCAAGGCCGTCTTCGACTCGTACACCGCGGTCAAGTGGTCGCGTTCCGGCGAGAAGGTCATCCTCATCCGCCGTGAGACCAACCCCGACGACCTCGACGGCATGATCGCCGCCGAGGGCATCCTGACCTCGCGCGGCGGCAAGACCTCGCACGCCGCCGTCGTCGCGCGCGGCATGGGCAAGACCTGTGTCTGCGGCGCCGAGGACCTCGAGGTCGACACCAAGCGGCGTCGGCTGACGGTCGGTGAGACCGTCATCGAGGAGGGTGACGTCGTCTCCATCGACGGCTCCACCGGCAAGGTGTACCTCGGTGAGGTGCCGGTCGTGCCGTCCCCGGTCGTCGAGTACTTCGAGGGCCGGATGCACGCGGGTGCCGACGACGCCGACGAGCTGGTCGCCGCCGTGCACCGGATCATGGCGTACGCGGACCGAGTACGCCGCCTTCGCGTACGGGCCAACGCCGACAACGCCGAGGACGCGCTGCGCGCACGGCGGTTCGGCGCGCAGGGCATCGGCCTGTGCCGCACCGAGCACATGTTCCTCGGTGAGCGCCGCGAGATGGTCGAGAAGCTGATCCTCGCGGACACCGACGACGAGCGCGAGCAGGCGCTGGGCGCCCTGCTGCCGCTGCAGAAGAAGGACTTCATCGAGCTGTTCGAGGCGATGGACGGGTTGCCCGTCACCATCCGGCTGCTCGACCCGCCGCTGCACGAGTTCCTGCCCGACATCACCGAGCTGTCGGTACGTGTCGCCCTCGCCGAGGCCCGCAAGGACGCCAACGAGAACGACCTCCGCCTCCTTCAGGCCGTACACAAGCTCCACGAGCAGAACCCGATGCTGGGCCTGCGCGGTGTACGCCTCGGTCTGGTCATCCCCGGTCTGTTCGCCATGCAGGTACGGGCGATCGCCGAGGCCGCGGCCGAGCGCAAGAACGCCAAGGGCGACCCGCGTCCGGAGATCATGATCCCGCTGGTGGGCACCGTCCAGGAGCTGGAGATCGTCCGCGAGGAGGCCGACCGGGTCATCGCCGAGGTACAGGCCGCGACCGGCACCGACCTCAAGCTGACCATCGGCACGATGATCGAGCTGCCGCGCGCCGCGCTGACCGCCGGTCAGATCGCCGAGGCCGCCCAGTTCTTCTCGTTCGGTACGAACGACCTCACCCAGACCGTGTGGGGCTTCTCCCGCGACGACGTCGAGGCGAGCTTCTTCACCGCGTACCTGGAGAAGGGCATCTTCGGGGTCTCCCCCTTCGAGACCATCGACAAGGACGGCGTCGGCTCGCTCGTGCGCAGCGCTGTCGAGGCCGGCCGGGCCACCCGCCCCGACCTCAAGCTGGGCGTCTGCGGCGAGCACGGCGGCGACCCGGAGTCGGTGCACTTCTTCCACGAGGTGGGTCTGGACTACGTGTCCTGCTCGCCGTTCCGTATCCCGGTGGCGCGCCTCGAGGCCGGCCGGGCGGCGGCCGAGTCGAAGGGCAGCGACTCCCGCTGA
- a CDS encoding HAD family hydrolase, with the protein MTAPAAVLFDMDGTLVDTEVLWWEATEEVAASLGHRLSDADAPEVVGRAVEDTAAHLIRITEVARSATSTASAVAQALTEGFFQRVEAGAPLRPGVRRLLAELEQRQVPFALVSASPRVVVDSVVGGALADVRFSFTLSADDTVRTKPHPDPYRAAADRFGALPRACVAVEDSPDGSNSAEAAGCAVLVVPSLLPVPASAGRVFAESLEDVDLDVLSRCVAACYAGPDDGTGGSSAA; encoded by the coding sequence ATGACCGCGCCCGCGGCCGTCCTCTTCGACATGGACGGCACGCTCGTCGACACCGAGGTGCTGTGGTGGGAGGCGACCGAGGAGGTCGCCGCCTCGCTCGGCCACCGGCTGTCCGACGCGGACGCGCCGGAAGTGGTCGGCCGGGCCGTCGAGGACACCGCCGCTCATCTGATACGGATCACCGAGGTGGCCCGCAGTGCCACCTCCACTGCTTCGGCGGTGGCACAGGCGCTGACCGAAGGGTTCTTCCAGCGGGTCGAGGCGGGCGCCCCGCTGCGTCCCGGCGTACGGCGGCTGCTGGCCGAACTGGAGCAGCGGCAGGTTCCGTTCGCCCTGGTGAGCGCCTCGCCGCGGGTCGTCGTCGATTCGGTGGTCGGAGGAGCGCTGGCCGATGTGCGGTTCTCCTTCACGCTGTCGGCCGACGACACGGTACGGACGAAGCCGCATCCGGATCCCTATCGGGCGGCCGCGGACCGGTTCGGGGCCCTGCCCAGGGCATGTGTGGCGGTGGAGGACTCGCCGGACGGCAGCAACTCCGCGGAGGCCGCGGGGTGTGCGGTGCTGGTGGTGCCGTCGTTGCTGCCGGTTCCCGCGTCGGCGGGCCGGGTCTTCGCCGAGAGCTTGGAGGACGTGGATCTCGATGTGCTGAGCCGCTGTGTTGCGGCGTGTTACGCGGGTCCGGATGATGGGACCGGAGGCTCGTCAGCCGCGTGA
- a CDS encoding ABC transporter ATP-binding protein, whose product MSASTATAVAQRTEASAAAGARVEFRGLRRAFGSTVALDGLDLTVEPGELIALLGPSGCGKTTALRVVAGFEEPDAGEVLVDGEDITRVPANRRDAGMVFQSYSLFPNLSARDNVAFGLRVRKMPAAKRNARAAELLALVGLPEHGDRYPHQMSGGQQQRVALARALALEPRVLLLDEPLSALDAKVRLSLREEIRRLQLSLGITTIFVTHDQEEALSMADRVAVLNAGKLEQCAAPAELYERPATPFVAEFVGTMNRLPGRMADDGLVEVAGSRLPVDGDAPETSEVEVLVRPENVTVTADPDGDATVVSASFLGSVTRVLLDLPDGSSVKADLASRDAGALVPGGRAAVGLAQRPVLVVPAR is encoded by the coding sequence ATGTCTGCAAGCACAGCAACCGCCGTCGCGCAGCGGACCGAGGCGTCCGCCGCGGCCGGCGCCCGGGTCGAATTCCGCGGTCTGCGCCGGGCCTTCGGCTCCACCGTCGCCCTCGACGGGCTCGACCTGACCGTCGAGCCGGGTGAGCTGATCGCCCTGCTCGGCCCCTCGGGCTGCGGCAAGACCACCGCCCTGCGCGTCGTCGCGGGCTTCGAGGAGCCGGACGCGGGCGAGGTGCTGGTCGACGGCGAGGACATCACCCGGGTGCCGGCCAACCGCCGGGACGCGGGCATGGTCTTCCAGTCGTACAGCCTCTTCCCCAACCTCAGCGCCCGCGACAATGTCGCCTTCGGGCTGCGGGTCCGCAAGATGCCGGCCGCCAAGCGCAACGCCCGCGCGGCCGAACTCCTGGCCCTGGTCGGCCTGCCCGAACACGGCGACCGCTACCCCCACCAGATGTCCGGTGGCCAGCAGCAGCGCGTCGCCCTGGCCAGGGCGCTGGCCCTGGAGCCGCGCGTGCTGCTGCTCGACGAGCCGCTGTCCGCGCTCGACGCCAAGGTGCGGCTCAGCCTGCGCGAGGAGATCCGACGGCTGCAGCTCTCCCTCGGGATCACCACGATCTTCGTCACGCACGACCAGGAGGAGGCCCTGTCCATGGCGGACCGGGTCGCCGTCCTCAACGCCGGGAAGCTGGAGCAGTGCGCGGCGCCCGCGGAGCTGTACGAGCGGCCCGCGACGCCGTTCGTCGCCGAGTTCGTCGGGACCATGAACCGGCTGCCGGGCCGGATGGCGGACGACGGCCTGGTCGAAGTGGCGGGCAGCAGGCTGCCCGTGGACGGCGACGCGCCGGAGACTTCCGAGGTCGAGGTGCTCGTACGCCCCGAGAACGTCACCGTCACCGCCGACCCGGACGGCGATGCCACGGTCGTCTCCGCGTCCTTCCTCGGCTCGGTCACTCGCGTGCTGCTGGACCTGCCGGACGGCAGCTCGGTCAAGGCCGATCTGGCATCGCGGGACGCGGGCGCGCTGGTGCCCGGCGGGCGGGCGGCGGTCGGACTGGCGCAGCGGCCCGTCCTCGTCGTACCGGCGCGGTGA
- a CDS encoding ABC transporter permease, producing MAALTTTAQAPPAETRPAPEKAGVRRRRRRPRVWRGLVLGLAGLYFLVPLLASVVFTVHTPGRGVSFEAYTGILGAEGFTDSLLLSLGLAAATIALVLLLAVPALVAVRLGAPRLRPVVEVVCMLPLVVPPIALVTGITTVLRWGPEHLSRTPLYRTFMAVQDENFPLVLVLAYTVLALPFVYRSLDAGLRAIDVPTLVEAARNCGASWAYVILRVILPNLRTALAGAAFLTLALVLGEFTIAALLGYQPFAVWIVTVSGAQARMSVAVSVLSLLITWALLLLLSRAGNGTRPAKSAATLAAAPSSNKDQ from the coding sequence ATGGCTGCGCTGACAACCACCGCCCAGGCCCCGCCGGCCGAGACCCGTCCCGCACCCGAGAAGGCCGGGGTCCGCAGGCGGCGTCGCCGGCCGCGCGTCTGGCGCGGGCTCGTCCTGGGCCTGGCCGGGCTCTACTTCCTCGTTCCGCTCCTCGCGTCGGTCGTCTTCACGGTGCACACTCCGGGCCGGGGCGTCTCCTTCGAGGCGTACACCGGGATCCTCGGCGCGGAGGGATTCACCGACAGCCTGCTGCTCTCGCTGGGCCTCGCCGCCGCGACCATCGCGCTCGTTCTGCTGCTGGCCGTGCCCGCGCTGGTCGCCGTGCGGCTGGGGGCGCCGCGGCTGCGGCCGGTCGTCGAAGTCGTGTGCATGCTGCCGCTGGTGGTGCCGCCGATCGCGCTGGTCACCGGGATCACCACGGTGCTGCGCTGGGGACCGGAACATCTGTCCCGTACACCGCTCTACCGGACCTTCATGGCGGTCCAGGACGAGAACTTCCCGCTTGTGCTCGTCCTCGCGTACACGGTGCTGGCGCTGCCGTTCGTGTACCGCTCCCTCGACGCGGGACTGCGCGCCATCGACGTACCGACGCTGGTGGAGGCCGCCCGCAACTGCGGTGCGAGCTGGGCGTACGTCATCCTCCGGGTCATCCTGCCCAATCTGCGCACCGCGCTCGCCGGGGCCGCCTTCCTCACTCTGGCGCTGGTGCTCGGCGAGTTCACCATCGCCGCGCTGCTCGGCTACCAGCCCTTCGCGGTGTGGATCGTCACGGTCTCCGGAGCGCAGGCACGGATGTCGGTGGCCGTGTCCGTCCTCAGTCTTCTGATCACCTGGGCGCTGCTGCTGCTCCTCTCCCGCGCGGGGAACGGCACCCGGCCCGCGAAGAGCGCCGCCACCCTGGCCGCCGCGCCCTCCTCCAACAAGGACCAGTAA